One genomic window of Thalassolituus hydrocarboniclasticus includes the following:
- a CDS encoding YdeI/OmpD-associated family protein: protein MSRDAEKATFTAQLYAPAKAAGDDLRAFLILPKEVSDLLPRRGRTSVEGTINNHPFQAPLEPDGQLSHWLKMDKILYEACGATIGETVTVEIAAMQKEPEPALPEDFQALLDASPQAKAVWEATTTIARVDWIHWIESAKQAKTRVTRIENACDMLASGKKRVCCFDQSGFYSKALRSPDVKT, encoded by the coding sequence ATGAGCAGGGATGCAGAAAAAGCCACTTTTACCGCACAGTTATACGCTCCGGCAAAAGCCGCTGGTGATGATCTGCGGGCATTTCTGATTTTGCCTAAAGAAGTCAGCGATCTGCTGCCCCGCCGTGGCCGCACCAGTGTCGAAGGCACCATCAATAATCACCCGTTTCAGGCACCCCTGGAGCCGGACGGTCAGCTCAGCCACTGGCTTAAAATGGATAAAATCCTGTATGAGGCCTGTGGCGCAACGATCGGTGAGACGGTTACTGTAGAAATTGCTGCCATGCAAAAGGAGCCGGAGCCTGCGCTGCCCGAAGATTTTCAGGCCCTTCTTGATGCCTCACCGCAAGCTAAAGCGGTGTGGGAAGCAACAACGACTATTGCCCGGGTCGACTGGATTCACTGGATCGAGTCTGCCAAGCAGGCCAAAACCCGCGTAACCCGTATCGAAAACGCCTGCGACATGCTCGCCTCGGGTAAAAAGCGGGTGTGCTGTTTTGATCAGTCGGGGTTTTACAGTAAGGCTTTGCGCTCGCCGGACGTTAAAACCTGA
- a CDS encoding CPCC family cysteine-rich protein, with translation MKPQSDYCLPCPCCGFKTIGEAGAFEICPVCCWEDDGQSDADSSIFRGGPNGELSLELARENFAKYGACAKEYIGQVRSPNIDEM, from the coding sequence ATGAAGCCACAGTCTGACTACTGTTTGCCTTGTCCCTGTTGCGGCTTCAAAACAATAGGCGAGGCTGGAGCTTTCGAGATATGTCCCGTTTGCTGCTGGGAAGACGATGGTCAAAGCGACGCAGATTCCAGCATTTTCCGCGGGGGTCCAAACGGGGAGCTAAGCCTTGAGCTAGCGCGCGAGAACTTCGCAAAGTATGGCGCATGCGCTAAAGAGTATATTGGCCAGGTTCGAAGCCCAAATATCGATGAAATGTAG
- a CDS encoding tellurite resistance TerB family protein: MDIKGLVNLFLSSATDLAQQGKQGAEKALNIPAEGEARSDTLSTLAKGALGGGALGLLLGSKSGRKLGSTALKVGGSAALAAVAFKTYQSWKAGKNAAAAGGDHNAALQTPAAALPEQAAISAPAPNERESLLLLSAMIAAAKADGHIDDAEQQRISNAVQAMGATAEVNRFVEQELRKPLDPAEIAVQVKAPEEAAEVYLASVLIVDEQNFMEKAYLQELARQLKLEPGLVAELEKQVQLAGQG, translated from the coding sequence ATGGATATTAAAGGACTGGTGAATCTGTTTCTCAGCTCTGCCACGGATCTTGCTCAGCAAGGTAAGCAGGGCGCAGAGAAGGCTTTGAATATTCCTGCCGAAGGCGAGGCGCGCAGCGATACCTTATCGACCCTGGCCAAAGGCGCTTTGGGTGGCGGTGCACTGGGTTTGCTGCTGGGCTCAAAAAGCGGCCGCAAGCTTGGCTCAACTGCGCTGAAGGTTGGTGGCAGCGCCGCGCTGGCTGCCGTTGCCTTTAAAACTTACCAGAGCTGGAAAGCCGGAAAAAACGCAGCGGCTGCTGGTGGCGACCATAATGCCGCACTTCAGACTCCGGCCGCGGCTTTACCAGAACAGGCCGCTATCAGCGCCCCCGCACCGAACGAACGTGAAAGCCTGCTGCTGTTATCTGCCATGATTGCTGCCGCCAAAGCCGATGGCCATATCGACGACGCCGAACAACAACGCATCAGCAACGCCGTACAGGCCATGGGCGCAACAGCAGAGGTAAACCGCTTTGTTGAACAGGAACTGCGCAAGCCACTCGACCCGGCAGAAATAGCCGTTCAGGTAAAAGCACCGGAAGAAGCCGCCGAAGTCTATCTGGCCTCGGTGTTAATCGTGGATGAACAAAACTTTATGGAAAAAGCCTACCTGCAGGAACTGGCCCGGCAGTTAAAGCTGGAGCCTGGTTTGGTGGCTGAACTGGAAAAACAGGTACAGCTGGCGGGTCAGGGGTGA
- a CDS encoding DnaT-like ssDNA-binding domain-containing protein: MPSHPLFTDKTIALSATLAATIGLEEAVLLTVLNDAASIQGQQWARLHNQALRNQLPFWDDVSIRRVLRNLLDKGLLSLQGPMFPDAEGLIYAFSAAQTQGRAQPGSEAQPQQTIPPTQPGHFKQPLESRWQPQEDTLARLEQHGIPRSFAWAQLDTFILQGQEQGANRNDWNTRFFRHVKSQWVFTQNDAQKQQRTLERGFQGTAAATGVQERSAFKPSHDEAAPISLDWQPSQDACQILQRAGIDPQFIADAVAEFVLYWAERGDAFKTWNSKFIQQVRQQWARYSASVEHSSLPTRIPDNWQPAEDCYDILAMGHIDRQFAQGLVAEFVLYWRDSNQVHNSWNSRFLQYVKQQWGKRLAQTSSGESYGTHTGQHTTAQPGYATAEASVQRLKDTSW, encoded by the coding sequence ATGCCCAGTCACCCGCTGTTTACCGACAAAACCATTGCCCTCTCGGCAACGCTGGCGGCGACCATTGGCCTGGAAGAAGCCGTGCTGCTGACCGTGCTGAACGATGCCGCCAGCATCCAGGGTCAGCAATGGGCGCGGCTGCATAATCAGGCACTGCGCAACCAGCTGCCGTTCTGGGATGACGTCAGCATCCGCCGCGTGCTGCGCAACCTGCTCGATAAAGGCCTGCTCAGCCTGCAGGGGCCGATGTTTCCCGATGCCGAAGGTCTTATTTACGCCTTCAGCGCCGCGCAGACGCAGGGGCGTGCGCAACCCGGCAGTGAAGCGCAGCCACAACAGACAATTCCCCCGACCCAGCCCGGCCACTTTAAGCAGCCGCTGGAATCGCGCTGGCAGCCACAGGAAGACACCCTCGCCCGCCTCGAACAACACGGCATTCCGCGCAGCTTTGCCTGGGCGCAGCTGGATACCTTTATTCTGCAGGGGCAGGAACAGGGCGCGAACCGTAATGACTGGAACACCCGCTTTTTCCGCCATGTGAAGAGTCAGTGGGTATTCACTCAGAACGATGCACAGAAGCAACAGCGCACCCTTGAGCGTGGTTTTCAGGGAACCGCAGCCGCCACGGGCGTTCAGGAACGCAGTGCCTTTAAACCCAGCCATGATGAAGCAGCCCCCATCAGTCTCGACTGGCAGCCGAGCCAGGATGCCTGCCAGATTCTGCAGCGTGCCGGTATCGACCCACAGTTTATTGCCGATGCCGTGGCCGAGTTTGTACTCTACTGGGCCGAACGTGGCGACGCGTTCAAAACCTGGAACAGCAAGTTTATTCAGCAGGTGCGCCAGCAATGGGCGCGCTACAGTGCCTCGGTGGAGCATTCCTCCCTGCCGACCCGTATTCCCGATAACTGGCAACCGGCGGAGGACTGCTACGACATTCTCGCCATGGGTCATATCGACCGTCAGTTTGCTCAGGGTCTGGTAGCGGAATTTGTGCTTTACTGGCGCGACTCCAATCAGGTACACAACAGCTGGAACAGCCGTTTTCTGCAATACGTTAAACAGCAATGGGGCAAGCGTTTAGCCCAGACTTCGTCAGGAGAATCTTATGGCACGCACACCGGCCAGCACACAACTGCTCAACCGGGTTACGCAACAGCTGAAGCAAGCGTCCAGCGACTCAAAGACACCAGCTGGTGA
- a CDS encoding MmcQ/YjbR family DNA-binding protein — MDFQTLRTYLLSKPEALEDFPFGPDAYVYKVQGKMFALLYEKDGKARINLKCDPQQAVELRDVFSAVMAGYHMNKTHWNTVLLDGDVPDGELERMVDHSYRLIFQKLTRAQKRYLSTRYSDKELCAE; from the coding sequence ATGGACTTCCAGACCCTGCGTACTTACCTGCTGAGCAAGCCCGAAGCGCTGGAGGATTTTCCCTTCGGCCCGGATGCTTATGTGTATAAAGTGCAGGGCAAAATGTTTGCCCTGCTGTACGAAAAAGACGGCAAAGCGCGGATTAACCTGAAGTGTGATCCGCAGCAGGCGGTGGAATTACGTGATGTATTCAGCGCTGTAATGGCCGGCTACCACATGAATAAAACCCACTGGAATACTGTACTGCTGGACGGCGATGTACCCGACGGCGAACTGGAACGTATGGTCGATCATTCTTACCGGCTGATTTTTCAGAAATTAACCAGAGCGCAGAAGCGCTACCTCAGCACCCGTTACAGCGATAAAGAATTATGTGCGGAATAA
- the alr gene encoding alanine racemase yields the protein MTRPTRALINWSHFRHNYQLAKSGVSGKAYAVIKANGYGHGLVNCARALSSADGFAVACVDEALALREAGIRRPLVVLQGAYDAHEWTLAAEHKIQLVVHHRKQLQDRASATLSQPVGVWLKINSGMNRLGFRVSEADDILALISADEQLELRYVISHFSSADEWQSPVLAAQLDTLYSRDWPVPLSISNSAGLLTEKRINNELVAEGLSRPGIMLYGSSPLNYKSTAELGLKAVMSLESQLISTHDVPAGETVGYGGDWTAERDTRVGVVAIGYGDGYPRHAPAGTPVLVDGVECPLIGRVSMDMITVDLTDHPHAQIGSPVELWGEHLSVDRIAELCGTISYELFCQLTPRVKRVARELPSDGATVLNP from the coding sequence ATGACACGTCCAACGCGCGCATTAATCAACTGGTCTCACTTCCGCCACAATTACCAACTGGCCAAATCCGGCGTCAGCGGTAAGGCCTATGCGGTAATTAAAGCCAATGGCTACGGCCACGGGCTGGTCAACTGCGCCCGCGCCCTGAGCAGCGCCGACGGCTTTGCCGTGGCCTGTGTTGACGAGGCTCTGGCCCTGCGCGAAGCCGGTATCCGCCGTCCGCTGGTGGTGCTGCAGGGCGCTTACGACGCGCATGAATGGACACTGGCCGCCGAACACAAAATTCAGCTGGTGGTGCATCACCGCAAACAGCTGCAGGACCGGGCCAGCGCCACGCTGAGCCAGCCGGTAGGCGTGTGGCTGAAGATCAACAGTGGCATGAACCGCTTAGGGTTCCGCGTCAGCGAGGCCGACGACATCCTCGCTCTGATCAGTGCCGACGAACAACTGGAACTGCGCTATGTGATCTCGCACTTTTCCAGTGCCGATGAATGGCAGTCTCCGGTACTTGCCGCACAGCTTGATACTCTCTACAGCCGCGACTGGCCGGTGCCGCTGAGCATCAGCAACAGTGCCGGCCTGCTGACCGAAAAACGCATCAACAATGAACTGGTCGCCGAAGGTTTAAGCCGCCCCGGCATCATGCTCTATGGCAGCTCGCCGCTGAATTATAAAAGTACTGCCGAGCTGGGCCTGAAAGCGGTAATGAGCCTCGAATCACAATTAATCAGCACCCATGACGTACCCGCCGGTGAAACCGTAGGCTACGGCGGTGACTGGACGGCTGAACGCGATACCCGCGTTGGCGTTGTTGCCATTGGTTATGGGGACGGATATCCGCGCCATGCGCCGGCCGGTACGCCGGTGCTGGTGGACGGTGTTGAATGCCCGCTGATTGGCCGGGTGTCGATGGATATGATCACCGTCGATCTTACCGACCATCCACACGCACAGATCGGCTCGCCGGTTGAACTCTGGGGCGAGCATCTCAGCGTCGACCGTATCGCAGAACTGTGCGGCACCATCAGTTATGAGTTGTTCTGCCAGCTGACGCCGCGGGTAAAACGCGTGGCGCGCGAACTGCCGAGCGATGGCGCAACGGTACTTAATCCCTGA
- a CDS encoding replication protein P gives MARTPASTQLLNRVTQQLKQASSDSKTPAGETLAHEPSIEQKEAINQIFELFRFNYHNQFLKAFPDLDTMIMAKRLWARLLGEYSGDVMMRAAERAVKESSFLPSVHEVLARCDVADSLGLPSVHAAFMEACRAPSPKKEFNWSHPAVYFAGRASDWFFLANNVEEKTFPVFKRNYEILLRRLQNGESIEMEVAKALPEHSETPLPRKEQQQRLQELKKQLS, from the coding sequence ATGGCACGCACACCGGCCAGCACACAACTGCTCAACCGGGTTACGCAACAGCTGAAGCAAGCGTCCAGCGACTCAAAGACACCAGCTGGTGAAACCCTGGCGCACGAGCCGAGCATTGAGCAGAAAGAAGCCATTAACCAGATTTTTGAGCTGTTCCGCTTTAATTATCACAACCAGTTTTTAAAGGCCTTTCCCGACCTCGACACCATGATTATGGCGAAGCGGTTATGGGCACGGCTGCTGGGTGAATACAGTGGTGACGTGATGATGCGTGCCGCCGAAAGAGCGGTAAAAGAAAGCAGTTTCCTGCCCAGTGTGCACGAAGTACTGGCCCGCTGCGACGTAGCCGACAGCCTGGGGTTGCCTTCCGTTCACGCCGCTTTCATGGAAGCCTGCCGCGCACCGTCGCCGAAAAAAGAATTTAACTGGAGCCACCCGGCGGTGTACTTCGCCGGCCGTGCCAGCGACTGGTTTTTTCTGGCTAATAATGTCGAAGAGAAAACCTTCCCGGTATTTAAACGCAATTATGAAATATTGCTGAGGCGCCTGCAGAATGGCGAAAGTATCGAGATGGAAGTGGCCAAAGCGCTGCCCGAACACAGCGAGACACCGCTGCCGCGTAAAGAGCAGCAACAGCGGTTGCAGGAACTGAAGAAGCAGTTAAGTTAA